A stretch of the Metopolophium dirhodum isolate CAU chromosome 8, ASM1992520v1, whole genome shotgun sequence genome encodes the following:
- the LOC132950654 gene encoding uncharacterized protein LOC132950654, with translation MPIIKVSDKEKLKLLKILDSRKTLSPAFRTWDLCEYPVLPKNTSHSWTVKSSNLLEKPRFVLIGFQTDQKNNITLDAGRFDHCRLKNLKVYLNSEAYPYEDFRADFQNKQTSLMYKAYTDFQKSYYERDYCEPLLSKDIYQNHVPIIVVDLSHQNDNVNSSTVPTY, from the coding sequence ATGCCTATCATCAAAGTTAGTGATAAAGAAAagttaaaactgttaaaaatattggaTTCTCGTAAAACGTTATCGCCCGCGTTCAGAACCTGGGATCTCTGTGAATATCCAGTGCTACCTAAAAATACTTCACATTCGTGGACTGTAAAGTCTAGCAATTTACTCGAAAAACCTAGATTTGTATTGATTGGATTTCAAAcagatcaaaaaaataatataacactcgATGCCGGTCGATTCGACCACTGTAGATTGAAAAATCTTAAGGTATACTTAAATTCTGAAGCGTATCCGTACGAAGATTTCCGAGCAGACTTCCAAAACAAACAAACTTCGTTAATGTATAAAGCGTACACagatttccaaaaatcgtacTACGAAAGAGACTACTGCGAGCCGTTACTGTCAaaagatatttatcaaaaccATGTACCAATCATCGTTGTCGATCTATCGCATCAAAACGACAATGTGAATTCGTCAACCGTACCTACGTATTAA